A window of Candidatus Latescibacter sp. genomic DNA:
CGCGGACGAAGCCGCACGTGAATGTAGGGACGATAGGCCACATCGATCATGGGAAGACGACGTTGACGAGCGGGATAACGAATGTGCAGGCGAAGAGGGGATTGGCGCAGCACATGACGT
This region includes:
- a CDS encoding GTP-binding protein, translated to MAKEKFARTKPHVNVGTIGHIDHGKTTLTSGITNVQAKRGLAQHMT